The Spea bombifrons isolate aSpeBom1 chromosome 7, aSpeBom1.2.pri, whole genome shotgun sequence genomic interval CTACTACACTACTACGCTCTAcgacaaacacagaaacataactgATCGACCATCACAAAATAATGGGAGAGCAGATATATGTGGGCTACTGGACACAGGTAACAAAGCGAATACCCAAGTGAACAGGAAAGGTGCTCTAAGAGACAGCCATGTAAAAGCGATATGGTTTGATCTTTCTCCCACAATTTGCTTAAAAAAtctgatctgttttttttattattgccagGCTACTTAAGTTACAAGGGGAAAGGCCTGCAGATCATGGAGCAGAAACAggtaaatgtaaattatttattcttaaataCTTTCAGCAGCGTAATTGTCATATTCAACATCAAGTATATCCCCAAAGGTTGCGGCACACGAACTGAGCAGGCTTGTTAGGGCACCATATGTCATCCACCAAATTTTACCTCTGCTTGTGTAAGACCATAACAAGCTATTTTCATATTAGTTATATGTCTGACGTAGATCATGCCACCAGCTTATTCCATCACTTGGCACTTGAGGTACACTCCTGTGTTACTTAGCATATACAATAGACATACAAGCTACAAAGCAAGTAGCACTgaataatacaatttattgtCTTGGATCGAGTTTATacaaccacaaaaaaaagattggaCAGGTGTGTAACATAAACCTCTGCCACATGGTAAAATAGACAAGGAGAAGGGGTCCCTGGAAAGTACCAGccttttccaaaaataaaagcctAACACTAaccaaaacgaaaaatgagaaTAAAGTAAATCAGGAGTTATACCTTAATATAATAAAGTCATGAATATCCTTGCCTCCAGTTGGACATGAAAGAAGTGAAGTGTCTATGTGCAAGGTTTGTGTGGGGAGGGGGTCTATTTGTTTTCTGTAGTTTTCATTTAATGACTAGAGAAAATAGTTTTGTATCACAAATTTATTAGGTGTTCTGGTTGCGTAGTATACTCAGGACCATCTTAACTCGGGGTAAAACGGTGAAAGAGAGCCTTCAGTCTTCTCACCTATTCTGTAGGGCTTGCTCAGCCCTTCACCATAGAGCAACCTGCTAGTGTTGGCTCCTTGTGATCATAGACTCTTCTGTAGACGCTccctagtgaataaacccttaaATGGCATTGAAGATTACTGCTCTCtaacaaaccaatacatttttcTGAGAATTCAGTTATGGCACACAAAATGCATATCATATTAAACCTGGAgaacacagtaaaaaaaatgtgataccttttagtggacAGCATCCATAGACACAAACACAATCTTGACATCAGAGATTCTTAGGTTGTTTACATAATCAAAGGGCCCCTGATGTCTATGtgatttaacatatatatatatttatgtatgttgtGTAACTTTAATTGTGTgcctttatgtttattttatcccGGTGTACTCTACCCAGCCTACAATGTTGTTTTTAACATAATGCTATGTCAGCCCTAATGGTCTGTTGTTTGTATTGGAGGCCATAGTGTTGAAGGAAGATTGGCTGTCACTGCTGCATTTTCCCAGCCGTCTTATATTGAATTTCGGTGCTTACCAGACTTTATCTCCgtgtaaaaatataacaaaaaaacagcagacaTGAGAACACGATAGTGGAAGCACATTGATTaaaaggaataaataaaataaataattaataaataagataaaatgaTTATCCACTCATCACATCCATTGTGGATATTCAACTTGGAACCATTGTTGCACTTAAGTGGTTAATTGGTATCAGAGAACCAGGACATGGAAAATAGAAGGTTGTTGAGCTTAAGTTCAGATTTATAATCCCTAAGAATGTAGAGCACAATTCCAAAAACACCATTCAGCCAGTGACTGTGTCATTTGTACTTGATTATTCATACTTTTTTAACCTTTCTAATTTGCAAGAATTTCCCTAAGAGTGCTACAAAACCTGAACTCTTCTACTTTGTAGTATAATCCGTGTGTTTTCACAACCCTTGAGTTTAAACATGGTCCGCCCACAGCATGCCTGGGACCCATTCAAGCATTACCCCCTTTGTTAATTCAAGCACCAGACCGATAGCAGGCATGGGAATCTGTAACTAAGAGCATTGCTCATTTCACTGAGTAAGCAGCCAAAGGAAGGGGATATCTAAAATATACCTGCTTAATAGAAAGGAGCGCATCTGCTGTAAACAAAATACATCACGTTATTACATGGGGTGTACCCAGAGCCACCAAAGCTCTGCccaaattgaaaaatgtatatttataaagattTGTATTCACCACAAAGTGCTAGGGTAAACATGTTAATTGATATGGATAAGAAATTCATAAtataagaaaatgtgtttacctgatgtgtatagttaaaaaaaaaaagttcaagctTTCCTGCAATACAACTATTTATATCTTAACATATAGGGCACATCACATTGCTAAATATGCTGCTATGAGTGTCATGATGTGATACAGTGATCAATACATGTACGCATTTTCTTAATAAGCAgaaatattatttgatttatgtaGTATCATTATACAATTTTTTGGCTCATTGGTATCCAACCAATGAGCCAAAAAATTGTATAATGatactatataaatcaaatatttctgCTTATTAAGAAAATGCGTACATGTATTGATCACTGTATCACATCATGACACTCATAGCAGCACATTTAGGATATAGGATATAGCTTTGGCaccattaaaaaatatctgGTCTGACACTGTATACATTTTACTTGTTGCATTTTCATATGTTATAAAATAGAATGTAATGGTCTACTGCTGATACGGTTGGGGTGGATTTTCTTCCCCATGTTCTTGTTTAAGTGTCTTTGTGTAAGATTTGTTTTCATATCTTCTCAGCGTCAAATGATCTACTCCTGGAATGTACTGAGGGAGAGGATTTTGAAAAggagttttcttttttgaacTTGCAGCCATTTATTCCTCCTGAGATTGCAAAATGTGACGAGGATATCTTTGGAGGCACCGTTGCTAGTCCCTGTTTACAGGAGTCTGACCAACAGACCAAGCAGTCAGAGAGTTTATCAGGATTTCTCCCTTCACAGCTCCTTGACTTAGGCCTTTCATCTGTAGAGGGAATCAAAAGTAAGTATCGTGAAATTATCACTCTAGTGCGCGTAAGACAGGGCATGACAAATTTGTTGttaatctaggcgccagctaaaaaagctaggagccaggatttttttaaaactaacagttggtcaggagtgatctgatcatcatcagcccattTACAAAACTCACAGAACTTGACCTttaagcaccctggactttcaggtaagtgctgttttttttttaatttttttttaactctttcaatgctgatgttccattagagcacagcattgactgatatttagtccccacaagcttgtggggacaaatgttaacccctgcaatgcgaatgcgatcaggcagcaggggagggttggggctggtctctacACTCATGTGTCCCTgccagctgggacgcaattgctggtctatagaccagccattgcagggaggagtctctttgatgactcttgtaggcttccatgcctacaggagtcatcacagggcttgtgggggcagcagagccccatacaaaatgggaattaacccctaaaatgccacgattgaaggggttaacgctgcactgtcgctctcagggagcgatcaggcagcagggggatgttgtgtcaatcaacactcaacccccttccctgaagctgcctgtggcagctgaaaacgcgattgcaggttttcccgcaatcgcgttttcagcctacagaatcactcagtgacgtgggggcattttttagggatttaacaggctgacaaacacctaggcgaaATGCTCAGTCGCCATgacgacctggcgcctgggatttggcGAGCCCTGGTGTAAGAAACTATTCTTACCAATATGCTTCTAATTTTTTCCACGTGGACTAGAACGTGTGAATTCATAAATCTGTTAATGCATGTTTTAGTGCCATTTCCTTGTTCTAAAGATATAGCTACTTCAACCACATGAAAGTTCAcatatatttagtaaaacaaAGCTTGGTGAAGAACAGCAGTACAAACTTACAGTAACTTTTTATGTTTAGATTGGACATTGCCTTTGAGTGACTTTAATGGCCAGTTCTGTCCTTTCAAGAGCACACCTGACCTACAAGGCAACCGTAAGTCAGGCAATGATAGGAACAAACTGTGATGTATATCTTTGtctctgtacagacatttatgTATAGATAATTGGAAATGGTGCGAGTGCTTAAAAAGAAAGTAATAGTAGGGTAAATAATCACACAACAATTAAATcttaaaacatattaacatattgagGTCAATATTTTAATAAGCACATTAAAAGCACTCACACCAGTTCCAATTATTGAtatgggaaaatattttttgcaatgGTGGCATTCTTCCCCAAACTATCTAATATTCAGGAATGGgtttatgcaaaaataaattaatgcaGCAGTCTAGTGTTATATATCTCTCTTTCTATATAAACCTGTAGCAACGAACAAATTAAGACAGAAAGAACTTagtaagttttttctttttcatggaaccacattcatatttttttctgtctctttcaGACCAAAATGCTGGAAGAAGGGACATGTCAGCATGGTTAAATATGTTTGCAGATCTTGATCCGTTAGCAAACTTATCAACCACCAGCCGATCAGATGATGACCTTATTAGCGCATAAAAAGCAGATGAAACCTGTTGACCTCTCGTATGAAAATGTTTCTGCAGACATTATGACAACATAAGCAAAgggaatatttatttaagtgACCTGAAAAATGTCAAATATGATGAGACTTTAACATTCATTCTTTTTTACGCGATTTCCTCTAATTTGCCCAATTTCAGATTCCTTTACAGTGCTCAGTGTTTTAAAGATTAACAGTTTTGCCTcgcaaagtattttaatatttccaaTAAAGTACTTTTTAACTGAAATTATAGTGGAAAAAGATGTTACAAACTTaactgaataaaatgtttacctCAAACCTCCCATAATGCTTTTCTTGTTGGATCCAGACAGTTTTCTTCTAGAGATAGGCTAATGGTGGTATAGAAAAATAGACtttaacagcagataagaactatttgatctatctagtctgcccatttttcctaatgtaaagactcggGCTTTAATCTGTCCTTGTTGCACAACTTTTGGGCAATTTGGGACAGCTTCATTTTCACACGGGTTGTGATGTAAACAAATGCATTGTGAAATGTAGAGCTTTAAAGTTAAATTAGTTAATAACTGAATTTgaatgttataaaataaaaccgTTTTCCAGATCGAAAAAAATGTGAGGCACAGGTAGGTCAGAGGAAGATTTTTAACCTGTCACTTGATGGGTCCCTGAAGaagtgaaataaactcaaaaaagaaattgcccatggggaatactaaaacgtataattttaagaaggccaatttcaataagataagggcagctttacaacttattgactggcaaaaactcttcagggataaaaatactgaggaagaatttagtattttcaaacaaatattagcagggtacacttctcagtatgtaccactaggaaacaaatataaaagaaacaaattgaaaccgatgtggcttagtggggacatttaagcagaaaattaaaaataagaaaatggcttttacagcatttaaatcagacgaatcagaggcatcctatataagatataaggaagccaataaagcatgcaaaaagttgattagatgggctaaactagaaaatcagagggtgattgccaaagagagcaaaactaaccccaaaaaattctttaagaacAGAAATTCTAAAAAACCCCCCAGatgattggaggaaggcagatgtggttcctattttcaaaaagggttcaaaatctgtgcccggaaattatagacctgtgagcttaacttccgtggctgggaaagtatttgaagggctgtttagggataatattcaagaattccttgggaagaacagtattattagcaaaaatcagcatggtcctgtcaaactaatttaattgcattctatgaagaagtaagtagaagtgtcgatcagggtgttgcagtggatgtaatctacttggattttgccaaggcgtttgacacggttccacacaatagtagtattcaaactgaaggaaattggcctagatgcaaattcttgttcttgggtagaacattggcttagagatagagaacagagagttgttataaatggtacattttcaaactggtcaaaagtggtaagtggtgtccctcagggttctgttctgggaccaattttattcaacatatttataaatgacctggcagtaggcattgaaagtcatgtttctgtgtttgcagatgacactaaactaggtaaagttatacagggcgagcaggatattactgtgctgcagagggatctagatagactgggggactgggcacacaaatggcagatacaattcaatgtagataaatgtagttatgcacttcggggtagcgaatgcacaagcaacctacaccctaaacggtagtgaattaggggtaacgacaaatgagaaggatttgggaattgttatagacaacaaactaggcaacaatgtgcaatgtcagtctccggttgctaaggccagtaaggtattgtcgtgtataaaaaggggcatcatgTCGCgtgataaagatataattttgcctctgtataaatcaatggtaaggccgcaccttgaatatgctgtgcaattttgggcatctattctaaagaaggatatcatagcactagaaaaggtgcagaggcaggcgcagaggcaggctacaaaatgaataaaaggaatggagcactatagttatgaagaaaggttaactaatttaaatctgtttagtttagaaaaacggcgcctcagaggggatatgatagcattatataaatatatttggggccaatacaaaccattgtgtggaaatctgttcgtaaacaggactatgcataggacacgtggtcatgcgttcagacaggaagaaaggagatttagactaaagcagaggaaagagtttttttacagtaaggacaataaggatgtggaattctccgtagttttatcggagtctgtacagacgtttaaactgcaactggatggatacctggaaaaacataatatccggggatataatctttaattatggggaaacagcttattgatccaaggagaaatctgactgccattttggggtcaagaaggaatttttttccctggttagtgcaaaattggaaagagcgaaaccggggttgtttttgccttcttttggatcaacagcaacaaattaacagatataggaaaggctgaacttgatggacgcatgtcttttttcagcctatataactatgtaactatgtaagtgggtcttgagggattttaaTTACCCTGTACAAGaactgcatttattttcatCTTTGTAGAATCCAGGTAGGTAATTGCCACATCTGGCATCTTCATTGCCAGAGCCTATTGagtatttggatatttataagaTTGTCTGAAAGATCCCTGCTCCTTTCTTGCCTGTGTATCATAAGCTATACaggtctttttttattattgatttatttgtgtttttcatttcttttattaaccccttaaggaccaagctGTTTTAACACTGCAGTGCtcttgtttagctgtaattttctcctctctcatttagtgaacccacaaaaggtatatattgtttttgtcaGAAGACgaaagggctttcttcagataccatttttttgttttatcatatcatctaatttactataaaaataataaaatctaaaaaaaaatgaaaaaacacctCACTTTTATCACCTGCTAAATAgggcattaagtacaagtagcatattgctatttcaaaaccttttttttttcttcaaatctggtcattctgcccccatgtgctatttgggacatgttTGAAGCCAATCAATTAAATTTACctagaaaactagacaccccaaggtatttcaaattttttgtgtggtttttttttttttttacaccccagtatgtgttcagcaacatcccctgagtacagtgaCACCACCCATGCATAAGTTTTTGGGCtgaagggccacatttgggaagtgtgctttttttcctctttattttgacatctggtcagtctgtgcctatgacCTACCACATTCTTCCATTTGTCTGTGGTCCagttatgctcacgtgcccattgtaggtgcttttgtCAGTGGTCAGAGGTCAGCATAGGTACCTTGGCTGGTCCCCATATGCAACAagctgcgatgcactgtgtgttctgacacctttctatctgaaccagcattaacttttcagcaatttgagctacagtagctcatctgttggctttaaccacatgggccagccctTCACCCCcaacatgcatcaatgagctgTTCTctcccatgaccctgtcgctggttTACCACTTTTCCTACCTTAGACCACTTTTGACAGGTACTGGCCACCGCAGATGGGGAGCGCCTGAaccagttgtctagccatcgcaatttggcccttgtcaaagtcgctcagatgtttaatcttgcccatttttcctgcttctaacacatcaactttgaggatgaaatcttcacttgctgcctaatatatctcacccactgacaggtgcctggataacaagattatcagtgttattccctacacctgtcagtggtcataatgctaTGGCTGATAGGTGTATGTCTATATACATATGTGGGGGAACAATATAAATTAGAAAGAGGGTGAAATGTAAAAGGCAGACAAGCAAGATAAAAGGAAAGAGGGGACGAAGATGGAAAAGGTGAGGAAAAATGTCAGCAAATAAGGTGCAAAGCAGGAAATCCAGGTAATTGCTGTAATTgctccttaatctggccttggcAATCAGCAATGGTTGAAGGAGACACTGACATTTTAAATCAGCTAAAAGAAGGTAAGTGTGATAAAAAAGTTACAAGTCCAAAACTAATATGGGGAAGTAAAGCAACATTGGAAATCAAGCATCAAGACTGAAATATTAAAGAAAGATGATGGGGATTACACCAGTAAACTGTATTCTCAAAATATACACTTTTACGGAGCTGGACCATTCATTTTCTGAAGAAGAGAATGAGCCGTCTCATTAACCAAGCTGTCACTAAAGATACACTCCAGTAAATCTGCTGGCAACTGCttttttaacataaacatataccATAATTCACATGCTGTGTCTGCCATGTCCTACTGTACAGCTAGTGTCAGGTGAGTGAAAGATTTACCTCCACCCATTTCATTACTTTATTCGTAGCCCTGCTCCCATTTCACACTCTATTAACAATATGAGGATGTGCATCTGATCACCCTGTCAGAAATAAGAGTGGAAATTAGTCCACACACAGAGAAGCTTGGcgcgccccggggaggggccagacatggcccttgatgccgatctcggtgttgctgaatccgaggcattacagcaacaccgtttacaCGGCGAAAGGCACATCATTAGTCATTACCTGACGGTTTGTGTCTGATGTGCCTGGGCCGTcattggacgttaaggggttaatagactcatatgcattaaagtgcctaTACACTATATTTACATAGTACATATGTACGGTTGAAAaggacctaagtccatcaagttcaacccttctacctaaccttactactcttgatccaaaagaaggcaaaaaaaaccctaattaagctacttcgaattctgccatcagggagaaaaattccttcttgaagctctaaaatattaattctacttatagccctgtatgtcatgcctaaaaaaatatccagaccccttttgaaggcatctaatgttattgataacaccacctacttggcagtgaattccatacctttattgcccttactgtaaagaatcacttcctttgtcatctatgaaatctccgctcttccagtcacggagggtgacctcttgttctttgtaaatttgtgttaatgaacaggtcactgaagtgctttttattttggccctgcatatatttatataaggtTTTTCCAGTATAGTTTTCACTATACGTTCTCTCTTCTTAACTAGAatcttccaatccccttattaattttgtagcccttctTTGCagtttttctagttccataatgtaatttttaagGAATGGTGCACacaattgtaccgcatattcagggcgaggtcttaccattgacctgtaaagaggcaagtgGATATTCTCCTCCTGTGAATCAATACCttgttttatgcatgccaaaactttattggcccttgcagctgctttCTGGCCTTGCGCACTGTTGCCAAGTCTGTTGTCTACCATTATCCCTAAGTCCTTTTCAATGGTAGTTTTCCCCAGGGATAATCCATTCATAGTATAGGttgtattttacttatttttaactttgcatttatctatgttgaacctcatctgctaCTTGCACGCCCaatccccaactctgtctaaatcctcctgcaaagaagaaacatcaagattagtctgaattaccctgcctaattttgtgtcatcagaaacaaaaactgtgacatggctctcaatgcagcttgagAGAACaacttaaaaagaagaggacccaggacaggtactccacttaatacctgtgtacagtctgagaaacatccattcacaataACTCTGCATTCTATATTTTTGCTAATTTTTGATcgaaatacagacatttgcccctaagcctatttctgttaatttgtagagtaaccttttatgtggaaccgtatcaaatgccttgGCAAAGCCCAGATATATCAAATCTACGGCCACACCCAGATCTAtgtttttactaacttctttaTTGAATgcttggtttgacaagacctgtctttcacaaatccatgttgacttctactaattggattctggatcaagatatgttcttgaatgtatacctgaagcaacccttcaaataattttccCACTACCGATGTTAGGGTTACTGGCCTATAATTGCctggttgagattttgatccctatTTAAATTGGGCACCACATCTGCTTTGCACCAATCTAATGAAATTATGAATGATCTGAAATAATCCCTAAAGATCAGTAATGGGTGGGCCAGAATTAGCTCCTtaagtacccttgggtgtataccatccggtccaggggtcttgtctaccttaacagtatttaattgcttgagcactttttcttgcgtcagccaatcccatgtttgctgtaatggttccttaaaattagccagcaggggtTCCGTCAAGTATTTAGGATGTcatctttctctctgtcctcgctgtttcagataattaaggaccaacattctctaccttttttccattttcctttttccatttacatacttaaaaatTTCTTGGGATTAGTTTAACTCTCCTTGGCAATTGGCTAAATTGGAAAAGGAGAAACTATTTCAATCGCCTTTTTGCAGGCATCTTTTATGCCGTAAATTATACTGCAGGTCCCTtgcttttataatgcttaaatgccatttatttcttatttcctgttggttttgatttgcttcttttgtatttgtttcccataggtATATATTTGTCCTCTGTGTGTAGTCCAGAGAACAATCCATGCCAGTCTATACAGTCCATAGTTGACCTTAGTCCATCAATTTTTTCCCTTCTGAAACGGAGTGTTTTGGTAGTGTAATCacccatttgctttttggaattaatctcaaatgaaactatgttatggtcactattcCCCAAGTGTTCTCTTATTTTGATGTTTGAGGTAAGTTCCTCATTGTTCGTTATTACCAGATCCAGACAGGCATCCATTCTGGTTGGGGGTCTCTACTAATTGTGacataaattggtcattaagCAGGTTCAGAAACTTGCTGCCCTTGGTGGAACTAGTTCCACTATTCCAATCTATATCTGGGTTATTAAAATCTCAGATgattaaaacttaaaaaattaaagtttttttcctgcccCCTCTTCTCCCAAGAGCCATTAATCCTAGGCTCATCCGATACTCTACCACCACACGCTACCACATACACACTCCAAAACCATATGCTGACTAgaccctgtctcctttcctgtagctctgcttcttctcttcacttgtcttgttctt includes:
- the ICA1L gene encoding islet cell autoantigen 1-like protein isoform X3 gives rise to the protein MSEIQEEFQAVLTYSVFQPKPDTQLSEDKPASTAEDSETLLKLQGERPADHGAETASNDLLLECTEGEDFEKEFSFLNLQPFIPPEIAKCDEDIFGGTVASPCLQESDQQTKQSESLSGFLPSQLLDLGLSSVEGIKNWTLPLSDFNGQFCPFKSTPDLQGNHQNAGRRDMSAWLNMFADLDPLANLSTTSRSDDDLISA